The window GGGGGTGGCGTGTTTGAAGATAGGGTTTATCGGTGGTGGAAGAGTCGGAAAAGCGTATGGCAAATTCTTAAAAAGTTCCGGATATGAAGTTTTAGGTTATTTCAGCAGGACAAATAAATCGGCGAAGGAAGCCGCATCTTTTGCAGGGACAGCTTGGTACGAAAATATAGAGGAGATCTCGAGAGATGCGGATATGCTGTTTCTTACAGTCAACGACGATCAGATACGCAAGGTTTCCGAAACGTTGGCGGACTTGGGAGTTGTCAGAGCAGGAACTGTAGTTGTGCATATGAGCGGAGCGCTAGGTTCGGATATTCTGTCTGCTTTAAAAAACAAGGGTTGCCATACATATTCCCTCCACCCACTTCTTTCTTTTGCAGAACCTGCGAAAGCATGCTCGAGAATTAAGGAAGCGGTTTTTTCATTGGAGGGGGATTCTGAAAAAATGGAGTTTATGACCCGGTTTTTGAAAGAAACCGGATGTGAATTTTTTATAATCGACACAAAAAAGAAAGCTCTT of the Peptostreptococcaceae bacterium genome contains:
- a CDS encoding DUF2520 domain-containing protein yields the protein MKIGFIGGGRVGKAYGKFLKSSGYEVLGYFSRTNKSAKEAASFAGTAWYENIEEISRDADMLFLTVNDDQIRKVSETLADLGVVRAGTVVVHMSGALGSDILSALKNKGCHTYSLHPLLSFAEPAKACSRIKEAVFSLEGDSEKMEFMTRFLKETGCEFFIIDTKKKALYHAAACVASNYVTVLLDYAFSLYGDMGLSREDAAKALLPLVKGTVQNAEDGGPDKTLTGPISRGDSSVIQRHMEAFSELPKDKEEFYRFMGLQTADYVSRYGLQPEEKINEIIKILKRGELNG